One Archangium violaceum genomic window, TCGTGGAGTGCCAGCAAGCTTTCGACATGGTCGGAAACGATGTTATTCAAGGGCTCGTAGAGTTGGCGTCCGCGCCAACCCCGAGTGGAGCCGGGCTTTTCCATTTGGACTGATATCGCAATCACCCCGCAACAGGAAATATTTGACTTGTTCGTGGCCTTGTTTTCCTGCTGGACTTGCCTATTCATTGAAAAGGCCGTCTGCGTGTGATTGCCCAGCTCATTCAGCCAGACATGATTGGAATTCAAGACATGGACATCCCCCCTTTGACTCGAGGCATCACTGAAGAATGGGAAGCCATCCACTACGCCAGAGGAGACAGAACCACTCGGATGGCTGGAGTGTGGCGGGGCCCCATCAGCACATGGGGGCGAGTACTGGCCAGACAAGCAGACGGCCTTGCTCGTCGGTGATGGGAACCCAACCCACCGGGGCGAGGGGCTCATCCAGGCTGAGCAGCTCTCCGATCTGCATGAATTTCCCCCGTGTCTTCATGATGCGCAGGTCCCCGATCAGCGCTCCATTCCTCCTCGGCGGCTTGAGGGGCGAGAGCGGATGGGAAATCGCCTCGGGTCTCGGCGCGTTATACAAGCGTGTCTGTCCTTGGGAGGCCAGGAGATAGAGTTCGATGCCGTTCCATTCCCACTCGGGTGAGTCGAGCGGAACGAATTGCACGCCGGTTTCCTGGGGGGCCTGGGTATTCAAGCTGACCCAGGCGCGCTCATTCGTGTGTGCATCGATAACGATGTGAAGGTACTCGCCGCGCTTTTCGATGACGGGGAACTTGCGGAAAGCGAAGTAATCCCAGTCCCAGCCGCTGATGGCGCGGAGTTGCTTCAGTGGGAGCGCGGTCTCGGTCACGAAGTCATCACCTCGAGGCGCGAAGCGGGGCAGGCTCGCGGTGGGTTGGTAATCGGGCCCCGTCATTGTATGAATGATGGCAATGCCGATGACCCCCCGTAGGGCTTCTTCTGAGATTTCCTCTCGGCTCAGGAAGAACCTTTCGTGAGGCAGATCCGCTCGGGCCGACGAGGCCGTGAGCAGAACCAGGGCAGACAGGGAGGACAGGAACATTTGATGAAGAAGGTGGAGTGGTCTCATGCCGCGCCCCCATTGCAGCTTGTGGACCAGCGCTGGAAGTTGCGCAACTCCCCGGAAACACTCTGGCCTGGGGGAAGGGTGTGGCCCTGTGGCCACATCCAATTCGGCGCCTGTCGCCTCCTTCCCGCCGCGTGTCGTGCCAGGTCCTGTTGCTCAAGTCCTTTGACACCCGAAGGAGGGCCTCCGGGCCGAGTCTTCAGCAACCTGTCCGATTGTCGGACAGGTCGGTGAAGAGTGAGCCCACCATATTCGCGACGACTGGCTCAAGACATGCATGAAGGCTGAGGTCGAGCGCGTTGGGTTGAGTTATCGGGCACAAGGCAGAGGAAGCCCGCCCCGGGGCAGCGGGTAGCAAGCAGGAGGAGATGGAGAGGGGAGTGGGGAGAGTGCGACACGTGAGCTGCAATTGACTCCAGGCAGCTACGTGATTTGCGCTGTGCTCAGCGAGCCCAGCTTCGTCCACAGCTTCTGCCAGAGGCTGGCCGACTCCCGGCCAATGACCAGCACCACTCTTCTGGCGTGTAACAGCACCCGCGCGGCTACTTTGAGCACCCGCTCGCGCACACGGAGCAGCCCCAGCCCTCGCCCGTGGCCTGCTCCATCAGCACGCGCGCGGCGTGCACCAGGTTGTAGGCCAGGGCATTGAGCAACAGGCGTACCTCGTTGTTGGCGAAGGCGTCGATGGACACCGCGCGCTGGACGGGCGGCTGCCCCCGGTACTTGGACTTGGGCCGTCTGGCCGAGGAGAGCGCCGGGGCCAGCACGTCCATGAGCTCTCCGAAGTGGCCCTCCGCCGTGCCGCGTTGGCGGTAGTGCTCCAGCAGCGCCTCGGCCGGCATCTGCTCCTTGCTCCAGCTCGTCACCAGCCAGAAGGCGTGCGGGAAGAGCTCGTCCTTCCTCTCCAGCACTACCAACACCACGCGCCGCGCACGGCTCCAGCCCTGCGCCTGGTACTCCCATTCGTACAGGTGGGTGCCCGGCTCCCCCTGCGGCACTCCCGAATTCATGAAGCGCGGCAGCGCCGCCTCCCGCTGCAACACGCTGGTGTTGCGCACGCGCGCCACGTAGGGCGTGCCTCGCTCCTCCAGCTTCGCCAGCAGCTTCTCCTCGGGAAAGCCCGCGTCGAAGCGCACCGCCGCCACCTCACACACCTCCTTCTCCACTCGCCCCAGCAACTCGTCGATGAATTCCAGCGCTCCATTGGCGCTGTGCACGTTTCCCTCGCGCAACCTCACGTCCAGCAGGTCTCCCGTCTCGGCCAGACTGGCGACAATCGGGTGGTACATGCGTACTCCGTAGTGCCCGTTGTACGCGCTGCCCTCCTGGTGCCCATGCACCTCCACCGGCAACCCGTCCACGTCCACCGTCACCTGCTTGAGCTTCTGGCCCTTGGGCTGCTGCGCCTCAGCCTCCGCCCCGTCTGCCACACCAGCGCCTCGTGCAGCACCTTCCGGTTTTCCTCTCGCGCCAACATGGCCGTCAGCCGCGACAAGGTGGGCTGTGAGGCCAACCCCTCCGCTCCCCCCTCTTTCCCCCTCAGCGGCACGCTGCTCTTGCTGTCCGACACCGCCAACCTCAACGCCGCGTCCCTCCTGAGCGCGTCCGCGTCGTCGTGGTCTCTCCACCCTTGCCCCAACAGCAGAAGGTCCGTGCGCACCAACTCCCTCAGCGAGTGGGTTATCCGCTTCTCGTCTCGCGTGTCCGTCAACATCTCCCCCAGCCAGCGCGTCAGCCCCAACCGCTCGTCCACCTCCCTCAGCAGCACCGCACCTGCCTCCGACGTCAACCGCTCCGCCCTCGCCTCCAGCTTCACGGAGCCGTTGAACTCCAGCCCGAAGTCGTTGAGGATTTCACCCATGACGCGCCTCCTGCCTTGTGGTGGTGGATGTCTGAACAACACCCCTCTACCACTCGGGAGGTCAGGCGCGTCACCCTCCTTTTCCGGTCATCCTCCTGCACCTCTCGTGAATAAGGCGGGGTGAGGCCGGAGGTCGCACCTCGACCAATACGGGACGCCAGGTCACGGAGCGCCAGCTTGCCGTTGCGTCCCGCGGGAAGACAGGCACATCGTTCGCCTGATGGGGCCATGACATGCAAAGCGAGATGGGCGTGATGATGGCACTGGTGGTGTCGGCGGTAGGGAACGGGACTGACGGGGTCGGTGTTGGATGGGCCCTGGCTCGGCCCGAGGTTGGAACTGGGGCACTCTGGGACGTATAGGCGAAATAGGAGCCCTCTTGCAGGGAGGTGGAGGAGGGGGGCAGGGGCCAGGAAGGCCGTGGGCTGCGCCGGTGTAGGGG contains:
- a CDS encoding IS1380 family transposase: MADGAEAEAQQPKGQKLKQVTVDVDGLPVEVHGHQEGSAYNGHYGVRMYHPIVASLAETGDLLDVRLREGNVHSANGALEFIDELLGRVEKEVCEVAAVRFDAGFPEEKLLAKLEERGTPYVARVRNTSVLQREAALPRFMNSGVPQGEPGTHLYEWEYQAQGWSRARRVVLVVLERKDELFPHAFWLVTSWSKEQMPAEALLEHYRQRGTAEGHFGELMDVLAPALSSARRPKSKYRGQPPVQRAVSIDAFANNEVRLLLNALAYNLVHAARVLMEQATGEGWGCSVCASGCSK
- a CDS encoding transposase, with product MGEILNDFGLEFNGSVKLEARAERLTSEAGAVLLREVDERLGLTRWLGEMLTDTRDEKRITHSLRELVRTDLLLLGQGWRDHDDADALRRDAALRLAVSDSKSSVPLRGKEGGAEGLASQPTLSRLTAMLAREENRKVLHEALVWQTGRRLRRSSPRARSSSR